The following DNA comes from Bradyrhizobium sp. SK17.
CGACCGCGAGCTTGCGAAAGTCGGGCAGAACACGACGAAGTGTCTCGTGATCCCAGTCCCACCACGCGAGTGCGGCGAGGCGATCCGCGACGTCCTCGGAAAATCGTCGCTTGACCGGCCGCGCCGGATTGCCGGCAACGATGGTGTAGGCGGGCACGTCCCTGGTGACGATCGCACCGGCGGCGACGACCGCGCCGGTTCCGACGTTCCGTCCAGCGAGCACGATCGCGCCATGACCGATCCAGACGTCATGGCCGATATGCACGTGGTGCGCACGTCGCCAGTTGAAGAAGTCGGCGTCGTCGCTCTCTCCGGGAAAATACGCGCTGGCGCGGTAGGTGAAATGCGCCTGAGTCGCGCGATGCATCGGGTGGTTGCCGGGATTGATCCGGGTCATCGCCGCGATCGAACAGAACTTGCCGATCGACGTGTAGGTGATCTGGCTGTCGTTCACGACGTAGGAATAGTCATCCATGCTGACTTCAAGCAGGATCGTGCGCGCGCCGACCTCGGTGTATCTGCCGAGCTTGCTCTCGCGAACCGACGCAGTCGGGTCGATCGTCGGTACAACCGAGAGTGTTTTTCCGGCCATCAGGGCCTCCGCAAAATCTTGCAAATCGTTGGCGTTCGGGGAGAAGCGCGCTCGTCATCGGGATGCTTGATGACAACATCATGACGTCGCGATGACGGCAAGGCGCCGACAAAGACGGGTGTGAACGATCGCCGCACCGCAGCGCAAGCGTCACATAACTGTAAAACGCCGGGGATAGCGATGGCCCAACGTGACGCGGTTGGAGCATTACATGCTGGTGGTGGAAGGTTTGACGTGCCGTTTCGGTGCAAAAGCCGCGGTCGACAACGCGTCTTTCTCGATTGCGCCGGGCAGCTTTGTCGGCGTGATCGGCCGCTCCGGTGCCGGCAAGTCGACGCTGCTGCGGATGATCAACCGCCTCGCCGATCCGACCTCCGGCCGTATCCTGTTCGAAGGCACAGATGTGACCGCGCTGCGCGGCAAGGCGCTGCGGCAGTGGCGGGCACGCTCGGCGATGATCTTCCAGCAGTTCAATCTGGTCGGTCGTCTCGACGTCTTGACCAACGTGCTGATGGGCCGGCTCGCCCAGATTCCGTCGTGGCGTTCGCTGGCGCAGGTCTGGCCGGAGCAGGACAGGGCGCTGGCGCTGTCCGCGCTCGAGCAGTTCGACATCGCCCAGCTCGCGGCGCAGCGCGCCGACCAGCTCTCCGGCGGCCAGCAGCAGCGCGTCGCGATCGCCCGCGCGCTGGTGCAGGAACCCGACATCATCCTCGCCGACGAGCCGATCGCCTCGCTCGATCCGCGCAACACCAAGATCGTGATGGACGCGCTGCTGCGCATCAACAAGCACTTCGGCATCACGGTGCTCTGCAATCTGCACTCGCTCGACCTGGCGCGGACCTATTGCGACCGGCTGGTCGGCATGGCGGCGGGCCGCGTGGTGTTCGACGGCGCCCCTGCGGCGCTCACCGATCATATCGCCCGAGAGCTCTATGACCTCGAGGCCAATGACGTCATCGGTGCGGAGCCGCTGCCCGCGCCCGACGGTGCAACCGCTCCGGCACTCGGCACCGCAGCCGCGGCCTGAGCGTCGCGCATTTTCAATCTGGGAGGCCGGGCATTTTGCCCGGCCAACAGGTGCAACTACAAGCAACAGGGGTAGTCATGATCACTCGTCGCATCATTCTGGCCGGCGCTGCCGCGCTCGCGCTCACCGGCTCGGCGTCCGCGCAGGACTGGAAGGCAAAGTATCCGGAGCTCACCTTCGCCGTCGTGCCGGCCGAGAACGCCTCCGGCGTCACCGAGCGCTGGACGCCGTTCGTGGCCTATCTGTCGAAGGAGCTCGGCACGAAAGTCACGCTTCGCATCGCCAACGACTACGCGGCGGTGATCGAGGGCCAGCGCGCCGGCAACATCCAGATCGCCAGCTACGGCTCGGCCTCGTTCGCCCGGGCCCGCCTGACCGGCGTCAAGACCGACGCGTTCGCCAACGACATGAACGCCGACGGTTCGACCGGCTACTATTCGGTGTTCTACGTCAAGGCTTCGAGCCCCTACAAGAAGGTGGAAGACCTGAAGGGCAAGAACCTCGGCCTGGTCGATCCGAACTCGACCTCGGGCAACAACGTGCCGCGCTTCGAGCTCGACAAGATGGGCATCCACGATGCCGAGGGCTTCTTCGGCAAGGTGGTGTTCACCGGCAGCCACGAGAACGCCGTGCTGGCGCTGGCGCAGGGCACCGTCGACATTGCGGCCAACCAGTGGACCAACGACGACGACTCGACGCTCGCGCAGATGCTGACCAAGGGCATGCTGAAGAACGCCGATGGCTCGGCGATGAAGAAGGAAGACTTCCGCATCATCAACAAGTCGTCGCCGATCATCAACGGCCCCTACGCCTACAACGCGGACCTTCCGGAAGACCTGAAGGCGGCGATCGCCAAGGCCTTCTTCGACGCGCCGACCAAGGACAAGGCCGCCTTCGACCGTCTCTCCGACGGCCAGAAGAAGGGCTTTCACCCCGCCACGACCAAGGATTGGGACAGCACGATCGAGCTGATCAAGTTCGTCGACAGGCTGCGCAAGAAGGCGAGCTGATCGCACCACGGAGACACTCGGAGCCGGGTTTCATGACCCGGCTCTTTCCGTTTCAACCTCCAGCTTCGACTGACCAGCATCATGGCAACCGCCGTATCCATTCTTCCCGCGCAGCAACTCGCCGTGCTGGAAGACACGTACCGCAAGGCCGTCGCGCGCAAGCGGCTGAGAGGCGCGTTGGCCGCCGCGGTGTTCTGCGTGGTCCTGGTCATCGCCGCAATCGGCGCAGAGGTGAATTTGCGCACGCTGTTCACCTATTTCGGCAACTTCGTCAGCTATTTCGACCGCATCCTCACGCTCGACTCGGGCGCGCGGGTCTGGACCGATCCCGTCGAATGGTTCTGGGGTTGGCACAAATGGCTGAGGATGCTCGGCGAGACGATCCTGATCAGCTATGTCGGCACGCTGACCGGCGCCGTGTTCGCCTTTGCGCTGAATTTCTTCGCCGCGCAGAACACCTCACCCGGACCATGGGTGCGCTTCATCATCCGCCGCCTGCTTGAATTCGCCCGTACCGTACCCGGCATCGTGTTCGCGCTGATCTTCGTGATCGCGTTCGGTCTCGGGCCGATGGCCGGCGTACTCGCGATCGCGATCCACTCGACCGGCGCGCTCGGCAAGTTGTTTGCCGAAATCGTCGAGAATGCCGACATGAAGCCGGTCGAAGGCATCCGCTCGACCGGCGCGAGCTGGCTGTCCTGCATGCGCTTTGCCGTGCTGCCGCAGGTCTCGGCCGGTTATGCCAGCTATGCGCTGTTGCGGTTCGAGATCAATGTCCGCGAGGCCTCGGTGATGGGCTTCGTCGGCGCCGGCGGCATCGGCCAGGAGCTCGTGGTCGCGATCCGCAAGTTCTATTATTCCGACGTCAGCGCCATCCTCGTCACCATCATCGTCACCGTCTTCATCATCGACATCTCGACCGGCTGGCTGCGCGGCCGGCTGTTCGGCAAGGAGACCCGCCGATGAGCCAGATGCCGCGGCCCGATGCGGGCGAGCTTCGGGCGAAATATCCCGGCGTGTTCGAGCGGCCCGCCTCGGCGCGGCTGGCGATGCCGGCGATGATTCTCGGCGCCCTCGCAATTTTCGTGTTCGGGCTGGTCGATCTCGACTTCTCGCCGTCGAGGTTGATCTCGGGCCTCAGCCAGCTCGGCTGGATCACCATGATGATGATCCCGCCGAATCCCGGTTCGTCATTTCCGCTCTACATGCAGGCGCTCGGCGAGACGCTGTCGATCGCGCTGCTCGGCACGACGCTTGCGGCGGTGCTGGCGCTGCCGGTCAGCCTGCTGGCGGCGCGCAACATCATCCCCTCGAACCTGATCCGCTTTCCGGTGCGCCGCTTCCTGGATTCGATCCGCGGCGTCGATACGCTGATCTGGGCGCTGGTCTGGATCAACGTCGTCGGCCTCGGCCCGTTCGCCGGCGTGCTGGCGATCATGGTGTCGGACTTCGGCGCGTTCGGAAAACTGTTCTCGGAAGCGATCGAGGCGGCGGACCGCAAGCAGGTCGAGGGTATCAGGGCCTCCGGCGGCAACGCGTTGCACGAAATCCGATTCGGCCTGTTGCCGCAGGTGTTGCCGGTGATCGCCGGGCAGGTGCTCTACTTCATCGAGTCGAACACGCGCTCGGCCACCATCATCGGCATCGTCGGCGCTGGCGGCATCGGCTTGCAGCTCGCCGAGCAGATCCGCGTGCTGGAATGGCAGAAGGTGTCGTTCCTGATCCTGATGATCCTGATCGCGGTCGCCGTGATCGACTTCATCTCGAGCAAGCTGCGCTTCGCGATCATCGGCCAGCGCGCGGTGGCGTAGTTGCCGCACGCGCTCAGTCCTTCTCCCCCTGTGGGAGAAGGTGGCGCGAAGCGCCGGATGAGGGGTATCCTTCCGCGAGCTCAGAAGCCGATGTGTTCGCGGAGACATACCCCTCACCCGGATCGCATCTGCCGATGCGATCCGACCTCTCCCACAAGGGGAGAGGTGAGCCGTTAGTGTGGCGGCAGACTCAGCCGTTCTCGACCAAGAACTCGACACGCTCGGCGGCGAACCGCGAACGCTTGGTCACCAGCGGCTGATTCAACATGTCGACGTCGGTGGCATCGACCACCAGCACCGGACGTCCCAGCGGCAGATCAAGCCGCGCGGCGTCGGTGGCGTCGGCGATCGCTGCGGTGATTCGGGTCGCGGCCCGCCGGTAATCCCTGACGCCGTAGTGCCCGAGCAGCTTCGTCATCGAGCGAACGCTGGCGAACACGTTGCCGGCATCGGGAAACCGCTCGGCCGACAGCCAGGTGGTGGATACGCAGATCGGCGTCCGGTCGGCGAGGCGCACGGCCTCGATCCGGATCAGCGGCGCGCCGATCTTCAGGCCGAGCTCGCGCGCGATCTCGCGATTGGCAGTGTCTTCGCCGGCATCGATCAGCTGGCCGCGCGGCTCGTGGCCGCCGGCGCCGACGATCTCGGAAAACCTGGTGCGTGAGCGCAACGGATAGGCCAGGCGCTGCGCCTCGACATAGGTGCCGCTGCCGCGCTCGGCGCGCACCAGGCCGCGCTCCGCCAATGCAGCGAGCGCGCGCCGCACGGTGTGGCGGTTGACCCGGTAAGTCTCGGCGATCTCCATCTCGCCCGGCAGCTTTTCGCCGGCGGCGAAGCGGCCGTCGGCGATGCCGCGCTCGATGCCGTCAGCGACCTGCCGCCACAAGGCGACGCCGGAACTTTCCTGCATGCTCATGGCGCGGTGATACCAGAAATCGTCGATTTGTCACGAAACAGTCATGGCGCTCGGCTATCAAGTTGTCTATTATCATAGACAACTTGATGCGAGCAAGGTTGCCCAAGGGTTGCACATGAGTTCGACCGGACCAGACAGCAGACAGACCCAGCGCAAGGCCGCGATGACGGTGCTGGCGCATGCCGCCGCGGCCGACATCGCCGGCCGGCTGGCAGCGATCGCGGTGCCCGCGCATGAGAACCTGCGCGAGCCCGAGAACGGCCTCGTGATGGTGCGCGGGCGGATCGGCGGCGACGGCGCGCCGTTCAATCTCGGCGAGGCGACGGTGTCGCGCGCGGCGGTGCGAATCGCGAGCGGCGAGGTCGGCTTCGGCTACACGCTCGGCCGCGATGCCGAGAAGGCACGGATGATCGCGCTGTGCGACGCCATGGTGCAGTCGGCGGAATTGTCCGGCGAGGTCGAGGCCAAGGTGATCGCGCCGCTGCGCGCCGCCATGAATGCCGAGCGCAGCCGCAAGGCCGCCGAGACCGCGGCGACACGGGTCGATTTCTACACGATGGTGCGCGGTGAGGGATGATGCAATGACGACGATTGCCGAAATGCCCGCAGGCTTTGCCGACAAGGTGCTGTCGGCGCAATCAACCTTTCGTTCCGTGATGGACGCGATGGCGCGCCCGGGCAGCGTGCAGCGCGTCGCCGCTGATGTCGGCACGCCGACCGGCCTGATGCGCGGCGCGGCAGCGATCGCGCTGACGCTGTTCGACCACGACACGCCGATCTGGCTCGACGCCGCGATGGCTGCGACGCCCGATGTCGCCCGCTGGCTGAAATTTCATGCCAGCGCGCCGGTGGTCGCGGATGCTTCGATCGCAAGCTTCGCGCTGATCGGCGATGCGGCGAACCTGCCGGCGCTGGAGCGTTTCGCGTTCGGCAGCAGTGAATATCCTGACCGGTCGACGACGCTGATCCTGCAAGTCGACAGCCTGACGCAGGGCCCGGCCTTCGAGCTCGAGGGACCCGGCATCGACGGCAGCGCGGTGCTGCAAGCGATGATCAAGCCGCACGATCTGTTCGGCCGGCTTGCGATCAACGAAGCCCTGTTCCCGCGCGGCATCGATGTCGTGCTGGTCCATGACGATGCCATTGTGGCGATCCCGCGCACCACGCGGCTGATCGCAAGCGGAGTGTGAGCGATGTATGTAGCCGTCAAGGGAGGCGAACGCGCCATCGAGAACGCCCATCGGCTGCTCGCGCATGAGCGGCGTGGCGATCGCGATGTGCCAGAGGTGACGCTGGCGCAGATCTCCGAGCAGCTCGCGCTCGGTGTCGACCGCGTGATGACCGAGGGCTCGCTCTATGACCGCGAGCTCGCGGCGCTCGCGATCAAGCAGGCGCGCGGCGACATGATCGAGGCGATCTTCCTGGCGCGCGCCTTCCGCGCCACGCTGCCGCGCTTCGGTGCCACCGAGCCGGTCAACACCGGCGAGATGCGGGTGCAGCGACGCATCTCCTCGACCTTCAAGGACGTTCCGGGCGGCCAGATCCTGGGGCCGACCTTCGACTACACCCACCGCCTGCTCGATCCGCAGCTCGCGGAAGGTTTTGTGCCGGAGCAGCCGGAGACCGCGGAGGCCTCGCAGGCCGCGACGCCGCGCGTGACCGACATCCTCGGCCGCGACGGGCTGATCGAATCCTCGCCGCAGGCCGAGGCCGACGCGCCGGTCGGCGACCTCACCCGCGAGCCGTTGAACTTCCCGGCGGATCGCGATCTGCGCATGCAGAACCTGGCGCGCGGCGACGAGGGCTTCCTGCTCGCGCTGGGCTACTCGACGCAGCGTGGCTACGGCCGCAACCATCCCTTCGCCGGAGAAATCCGCTTCGGCGAGGTCGAGGTCGAGTTCTTCGCCGAGGACGCAGGCTTTGCCGTGCCGCTCGGCTCGATCGAACTGACCGAGTGCCAGATGGTCAACCAGTTCAAGGGCTCGACCACCGAGGCACCGTGCTTCACCCGTGGCTATGGCCTGGCCTTCGGGCAGAGCGAGCGCAAGACCATGTCGATGGCACTGGTCGATCGCGCGTTGCGGGCACGCGAACTCGGCGAAGAGGCGGCAGCGCCGGCACAGGACGAGGAGTTCGTGATGTCGCACTCCGACAATGTGCAGTCGACCGGCTTCGTCGAGCATCTCAAGCTGCCGCATTACGTCGACTTCCAGTCCGAGCTCGGCCTGTTGCGCAAGCTGCGGCAGGAATTCGCCGAGGCCAATCAGGCGGTCGAACTCCAGGAGGCCGCGGAATGAACGCGCCGACGTACAATTTCGCCTATCTCGACGAGCAGACCAAGCGGATGATCCGCCGCGCGATCCTGAAGGCGATCGCCATTCCCGGCTACCAGGTGCCGTTCGCCAGCCGTGAGATGCCGATGCCCTATGGTTGGGGCACCGGCGGCGTGCAGGTGACGGCCGCGATCCTCGGCCCCGACGACGTGCTGAAGGTGATCGACCAGGGCTCGGACGACACCACCAACGCGATCTCGATCCGCAAGTTCTTCGGCAAGACCGCCGGCGTCGCGACCACGACCTCGACCGCGGACGCGACCGTGATCCAGACCCGGCACCGGATTCCCGAGGCGACGCTGCATGCCGGGCAGGTGATGGTCTATCAGGTGCCGATCCCCGAGCCGCTGCGCTTCCTCGAGCCGCGCGAGACCGAGACGCGGCGCATGCACGCGCTCGCCGAATACGGGTTGATGCACGTCAAGCTGTACGAGGACATCGCGCGCTTCGGCCACATCGCGACCGCCTACGCCTACCCGGTGAAGGTGAATGCGCGCTACGTGATGGACCCGTCGCCGACGCCGAAATTCGACAATCCGAAGATGGACAATTGCGCGGCCTTGCAACTGTTCGGCGCCGGCCGCGAGAAGCGCATCTACGCGATCCCGCCCTATACGACCGTGGTGTCGCTGGATTTCGAGGATCACCCGTTCACGCGCTACCGCTTCAACGCGCCCTGTGCGCTGTGCGGCGCCGACAACTCCTATCTCGACGAGATCGTCACCGACGACAAGGGCGGCCGGATGTTCGTCTGCTCCGATACCGACTTCTGCGAGCAGCGCCAGGCCGCCGGCCATCGCGGCACCGAGAGCGCAGCACCGCACAAGGAGAAGGCGCATGTCTGAGCTCTCGAGCCTCGACAACGACCAGCCGCTGCTGGTGGCCGAGGGGCTTGCCAAGAACTACGGCCGGCTGCCGGCCTGCCGCGACGTCTCGTTCGCGCTCTATCCCGGCGAGGTGCTGGCGATCGTCGGCGAATCCGGTTCGGGCAAGTCGACCTTGCTGCAACTGCTCTCGGCGCAGCTCGCGCCGAGCGCGGGGCGGGTGTCCTACCGGATGCGCGACGGCGTGTTGCGCGATCTCGCCGAGCTCGGCGAGGCGGAGCGGCGCTTCCTGTTCCGCACCGATTGGGGCTTCGTGCATCAGGACCCCGCGCAGGGACTGCGCATGGGCGTCTCGGCCGGCGCCAATGTCGGCGAACGGCTGATGGCGGTCGGCTGGAACCACTACGGTCGTATCCGCGACACCGCTTCGACCTGGCTGGAGCGGGTCGAGATCGATGTCGGTCGCATCGACGATGCACCGAAGACCTATTCCGGCGGCATGCGGCAGCGGTTGCAGATCGCCCGCAATCTCGTCACCGAGCCGCGGCTGGTGTTCATGGACGAGCCGACCGGCGGCCTCGACGTCTCGGTGCAGGCGCGCCTGCTCGACCTGATGCGCAATTTGGTCAGCGAGCTTGGCCTGGCCGCCATCGTCGTGACCCACGATCTCGCGGTGGCGCGCCTGCTGTCGCACCGCGTGATGGTGATGAAGGGCGGCCGCGTCATCGAGACCGGTCTCACCGACCAGGTGCTCGACGATCCGCGCGAGCCCTACACCCAGCTGCTCGTTTCCTCGATTCTGCCGCCATGAGCTTGCCAATGACCGCGATGATCGAACTTGCCAACGCCGAGAAGACCTTCACCATGCATCTGCAAGGTGGTGTGGAGCTGCCCGTGGTACGCGACGTGTCGTTCCACGTCGTCGCAGGCGAATGCGTGGTGCTGTCGGGCCCGTCGGGTGCCGGCAAATCCTCCATCCTGAAGATGATCTTCGGCAATTACCGCTGCGACAGCGGCCGGATCGGCATCCGCCACCATGGCAAGGTGATCGATCTTGCCATCGCCGAGCCGCGCCAGGTGCTGAGCATCCGCCGCTCCACGATCGGCTATGTCAGCCAGTTCCTGCGTGCCGTGCCGCGGGTGGCGACGATCGACGTCGTCGCCGAGCCCCTGATCGCCAATGGCGTGACGCGCGAGGAGGCCCGCGAACGCGCCGGCAAACTGCTGCGCCGGCTCAACATTCCGGAGCGGCTATGGACCCTGCCGCCCTCGACCTTCTCCGGCGGCGAGCAGCAGCGCGTCAACATCGCGCGCGGTTTCATCTCGGATTTGCCGATCCTACTGCTCGACGAACCGACCGCATCGCTCGATGCGGCGAATCGCGCCGTGGTGGTCGAACTGGTCGCGGAGAAGAAAACTAAGGGCGTCGCGATGGTTGCGATTGTCCATGACGACGAAATCCGTCATCTGATTGCCGATCGCATCGTCGATGTGACCTCGTTCGCCGCTGCTGCCTGAAGGACCGTTGGAAATGACCGCCAAGCAAGACACCATCATCGGCAACGCCCGGCTGGTCCTCGCCGATCGCGTGATCGAGCAGGGCTGGGTTGCGATTGCTGACGGCAGGATCGCCGAGTTCGGCGAGGGCAGGGCACCCGAGGCCGCCGAGGACGCTGCCGGCGACCTCGTGATGCCCGGGCTGATCGAGCTGCACACCGACCATCTCGAGATGCACTACGTGCCGCGGCCCAAGGTGTTCTGGAATCCGGTCGCTGCCGTGATCTCCTATGACGGGCAGCTCGCGACCTCGGGCATCACCACGGTGCTCGATTCGCTACGGGTCTGGCGCGAGGACGGCGCCGAGGACGTCGACGGCCGCGCCGGCGTGCTGGCGGCGGCGATCTCCGCTGCCCGCGAGGAAAATCTGCTGCGCGCCGATCACTTCCTGCATCTGCGCTGTGAGGTGCCGATGCCTGACGTCGTTGCCGAGGCGAAAGAGCTGATCGACCGGCCCGACGTGCGGCTGATGTCGTTGATGGATCATACGCCGGGCCAGCGCCAGTTCCGCGACGAGGTCAAGCTGCGCGACTACTACCGCGGCAAGGGCGGCGGCATGACCGACGCCCAGCTCGACGTGTTGTTCGCGCGCCGCTTTGCCTATCAGAAGCAATACGCCGCGCCGAACATGCGCGCCATCGTCGCGCTGGCGCATGAACACGGTATTCCGCTGGCGAGCCATGACGACACCACTGAGGAAAATGTGGTCGACGCCATCAACGACAAGGTCGCGGTCGCGGAATTCCCGACCACGATGGAGGCTGCGCGCGGATTGCACGCGGCCGGCATCGCCATCCTGATGGGTGCGCCGAACGTGGTGCGCGGTGGTTCGCACTCCGGCAATATCGCGGCCGTCGATCTCGCTAACGAGGGCATGCTGGATATCCTGTCGTCGGATTACATCCCGTCGAGCCTGTTGATGGCGGCGCTGCAACTGCCGCGGCATGTGCCGGCGATCGATCTGGCGTCCGCGGTCCGCACCGTGACCAAGACGCCGGCCGAGGCGGTCGGTCTGTCGGATCGCGGCGAGATCGCAGTCGGCCGGCGCGCCGATCTGATCCGCGTGCATGTGGCGCGCGAGCTGCCGGTGGTGCGCAGCGTCTGGCGCGAGGGAGCAAGGGTCGCATGACCGAACTCTCTGCCGTCGCCGCGCAGAGTTCGACCACGATCGGCCCGGGCCGGTTGATCCTGGTGGTCGGTCCGAGTGGTGCCGGCAAG
Coding sequences within:
- a CDS encoding alpha-D-ribose 1-methylphosphonate 5-phosphate C-P-lyase PhnJ, which gives rise to MNAPTYNFAYLDEQTKRMIRRAILKAIAIPGYQVPFASREMPMPYGWGTGGVQVTAAILGPDDVLKVIDQGSDDTTNAISIRKFFGKTAGVATTTSTADATVIQTRHRIPEATLHAGQVMVYQVPIPEPLRFLEPRETETRRMHALAEYGLMHVKLYEDIARFGHIATAYAYPVKVNARYVMDPSPTPKFDNPKMDNCAALQLFGAGREKRIYAIPPYTTVVSLDFEDHPFTRYRFNAPCALCGADNSYLDEIVTDDKGGRMFVCSDTDFCEQRQAAGHRGTESAAPHKEKAHV
- the phnK gene encoding phosphonate C-P lyase system protein PhnK, with the translated sequence MSELSSLDNDQPLLVAEGLAKNYGRLPACRDVSFALYPGEVLAIVGESGSGKSTLLQLLSAQLAPSAGRVSYRMRDGVLRDLAELGEAERRFLFRTDWGFVHQDPAQGLRMGVSAGANVGERLMAVGWNHYGRIRDTASTWLERVEIDVGRIDDAPKTYSGGMRQRLQIARNLVTEPRLVFMDEPTGGLDVSVQARLLDLMRNLVSELGLAAIVVTHDLAVARLLSHRVMVMKGGRVIETGLTDQVLDDPREPYTQLLVSSILPP
- the phnE gene encoding phosphonate ABC transporter, permease protein PhnE, which codes for MSQMPRPDAGELRAKYPGVFERPASARLAMPAMILGALAIFVFGLVDLDFSPSRLISGLSQLGWITMMMIPPNPGSSFPLYMQALGETLSIALLGTTLAAVLALPVSLLAARNIIPSNLIRFPVRRFLDSIRGVDTLIWALVWINVVGLGPFAGVLAIMVSDFGAFGKLFSEAIEAADRKQVEGIRASGGNALHEIRFGLLPQVLPVIAGQVLYFIESNTRSATIIGIVGAGGIGLQLAEQIRVLEWQKVSFLILMILIAVAVIDFISSKLRFAIIGQRAVA
- the phnL gene encoding phosphonate C-P lyase system protein PhnL, producing MTAMIELANAEKTFTMHLQGGVELPVVRDVSFHVVAGECVVLSGPSGAGKSSILKMIFGNYRCDSGRIGIRHHGKVIDLAIAEPRQVLSIRRSTIGYVSQFLRAVPRVATIDVVAEPLIANGVTREEARERAGKLLRRLNIPERLWTLPPSTFSGGEQQRVNIARGFISDLPILLLDEPTASLDAANRAVVVELVAEKKTKGVAMVAIVHDDEIRHLIADRIVDVTSFAAAA
- the phnC gene encoding phosphonate ABC transporter ATP-binding protein; amino-acid sequence: MLVVEGLTCRFGAKAAVDNASFSIAPGSFVGVIGRSGAGKSTLLRMINRLADPTSGRILFEGTDVTALRGKALRQWRARSAMIFQQFNLVGRLDVLTNVLMGRLAQIPSWRSLAQVWPEQDRALALSALEQFDIAQLAAQRADQLSGGQQQRVAIARALVQEPDIILADEPIASLDPRNTKIVMDALLRINKHFGITVLCNLHSLDLARTYCDRLVGMAAGRVVFDGAPAALTDHIARELYDLEANDVIGAEPLPAPDGATAPALGTAAAA
- a CDS encoding chloramphenicol acetyltransferase, encoding MAGKTLSVVPTIDPTASVRESKLGRYTEVGARTILLEVSMDDYSYVVNDSQITYTSIGKFCSIAAMTRINPGNHPMHRATQAHFTYRASAYFPGESDDADFFNWRRAHHVHIGHDVWIGHGAIVLAGRNVGTGAVVAAGAIVTRDVPAYTIVAGNPARPVKRRFSEDVADRLAALAWWDWDHETLRRVLPDFRKLAVEEFLDKYEAEAVSQSRTEQRSATS
- a CDS encoding alpha-D-ribose 1-methylphosphonate 5-triphosphate diphosphatase, whose product is MTAKQDTIIGNARLVLADRVIEQGWVAIADGRIAEFGEGRAPEAAEDAAGDLVMPGLIELHTDHLEMHYVPRPKVFWNPVAAVISYDGQLATSGITTVLDSLRVWREDGAEDVDGRAGVLAAAISAAREENLLRADHFLHLRCEVPMPDVVAEAKELIDRPDVRLMSLMDHTPGQRQFRDEVKLRDYYRGKGGGMTDAQLDVLFARRFAYQKQYAAPNMRAIVALAHEHGIPLASHDDTTEENVVDAINDKVAVAEFPTTMEAARGLHAAGIAILMGAPNVVRGGSHSGNIAAVDLANEGMLDILSSDYIPSSLLMAALQLPRHVPAIDLASAVRTVTKTPAEAVGLSDRGEIAVGRRADLIRVHVARELPVVRSVWREGARVA
- the phnE gene encoding phosphonate ABC transporter, permease protein PhnE, which gives rise to MATAVSILPAQQLAVLEDTYRKAVARKRLRGALAAAVFCVVLVIAAIGAEVNLRTLFTYFGNFVSYFDRILTLDSGARVWTDPVEWFWGWHKWLRMLGETILISYVGTLTGAVFAFALNFFAAQNTSPGPWVRFIIRRLLEFARTVPGIVFALIFVIAFGLGPMAGVLAIAIHSTGALGKLFAEIVENADMKPVEGIRSTGASWLSCMRFAVLPQVSAGYASYALLRFEINVREASVMGFVGAGGIGQELVVAIRKFYYSDVSAILVTIIVTVFIIDISTGWLRGRLFGKETRR
- a CDS encoding carbon-phosphorus lyase complex subunit PhnI — its product is MYVAVKGGERAIENAHRLLAHERRGDRDVPEVTLAQISEQLALGVDRVMTEGSLYDRELAALAIKQARGDMIEAIFLARAFRATLPRFGATEPVNTGEMRVQRRISSTFKDVPGGQILGPTFDYTHRLLDPQLAEGFVPEQPETAEASQAATPRVTDILGRDGLIESSPQAEADAPVGDLTREPLNFPADRDLRMQNLARGDEGFLLALGYSTQRGYGRNHPFAGEIRFGEVEVEFFAEDAGFAVPLGSIELTECQMVNQFKGSTTEAPCFTRGYGLAFGQSERKTMSMALVDRALRARELGEEAAAPAQDEEFVMSHSDNVQSTGFVEHLKLPHYVDFQSELGLLRKLRQEFAEANQAVELQEAAE
- the phnD gene encoding phosphonate ABC transporter substrate-binding protein, producing the protein MITRRIILAGAAALALTGSASAQDWKAKYPELTFAVVPAENASGVTERWTPFVAYLSKELGTKVTLRIANDYAAVIEGQRAGNIQIASYGSASFARARLTGVKTDAFANDMNADGSTGYYSVFYVKASSPYKKVEDLKGKNLGLVDPNSTSGNNVPRFELDKMGIHDAEGFFGKVVFTGSHENAVLALAQGTVDIAANQWTNDDDSTLAQMLTKGMLKNADGSAMKKEDFRIINKSSPIINGPYAYNADLPEDLKAAIAKAFFDAPTKDKAAFDRLSDGQKKGFHPATTKDWDSTIELIKFVDRLRKKAS
- the phnG gene encoding phosphonate C-P lyase system protein PhnG; amino-acid sequence: MSSTGPDSRQTQRKAAMTVLAHAAAADIAGRLAAIAVPAHENLREPENGLVMVRGRIGGDGAPFNLGEATVSRAAVRIASGEVGFGYTLGRDAEKARMIALCDAMVQSAELSGEVEAKVIAPLRAAMNAERSRKAAETAATRVDFYTMVRGEG
- the phnF gene encoding phosphonate metabolism transcriptional regulator PhnF, with amino-acid sequence MSMQESSGVALWRQVADGIERGIADGRFAAGEKLPGEMEIAETYRVNRHTVRRALAALAERGLVRAERGSGTYVEAQRLAYPLRSRTRFSEIVGAGGHEPRGQLIDAGEDTANREIARELGLKIGAPLIRIEAVRLADRTPICVSTTWLSAERFPDAGNVFASVRSMTKLLGHYGVRDYRRAATRITAAIADATDAARLDLPLGRPVLVVDATDVDMLNQPLVTKRSRFAAERVEFLVENG
- the phnH gene encoding phosphonate C-P lyase system protein PhnH, producing the protein MTTIAEMPAGFADKVLSAQSTFRSVMDAMARPGSVQRVAADVGTPTGLMRGAAAIALTLFDHDTPIWLDAAMAATPDVARWLKFHASAPVVADASIASFALIGDAANLPALERFAFGSSEYPDRSTTLILQVDSLTQGPAFELEGPGIDGSAVLQAMIKPHDLFGRLAINEALFPRGIDVVLVHDDAIVAIPRTTRLIASGV